In one Streptomyces sp. NBC_01241 genomic region, the following are encoded:
- a CDS encoding RelA/SpoT family protein, whose protein sequence is MSAEATNPGAPIRRRGRPRIDFRRLGRVALLGPVSRDRLPDAIGHVAEAHRAHHPDADLSVLHRAYVLAESSHRGQMRKSGEPYITHPLAVTLILAELGAETTTLTASLLHDTVEDTEVTLDQVRDQFGKEVCYLVDGVTKLEKVDYGAAAEPETFRKMLVATGDDVRVMSIKLADRLHNMRTLGVMRPEKQVRIAKVTRDVLIPLAERLGVQALKTELEDLVFAILHPEEYEHTRALIAAASAHPDASGAAGAQDPLAAITENVGAVLREAGIPAEVLIRPRHYVSVHRVRIKRGELRGTDFGRLLVLVGEDADCYAVLGELHTCFTPVISEFKDFIAAPKFNLYQSLHTAVVGPDGAVAEVLIRTHRMHKVAEAGVIALGNPYAADSGSGPQTAEPADGERADPTRPGWLSRLLSWQQSAPDSDTFWTTLRADLAQDREITVFHTDGGTLGLPAGASCVDAAYAQYGDEAHGCIGARVNGRLATLGTILSDGDTVQLLLTEDIGSGPSPDWLDHARTPAARIAITGWFDAHPEDAPSPHGNRPAAPRTPGPQPQTTAGPGGDRPGVRAANAMVDRLDATVRLAGCCTPVPPDAVTGFVVRGGAVTVHRLECPSVSRMQSVGRVPVPVTWGDAAGCRVTLVAESFGRPRLLADLTEAIAAADAAIISATVEPPSEQRVRHTYTLQLPDAAGLPALMRAMREVPGVYDVSRAKHPTATV, encoded by the coding sequence ATGAGTGCAGAGGCCACCAACCCAGGTGCTCCCATCCGCAGACGGGGCCGTCCCCGGATCGATTTCCGCAGGCTCGGCCGCGTCGCGCTGCTCGGCCCGGTCTCCCGCGACCGGCTGCCCGACGCGATCGGCCATGTCGCCGAGGCCCACCGGGCCCACCACCCGGATGCCGACCTCTCCGTCCTGCACCGGGCCTACGTACTCGCGGAGTCCTCGCACCGCGGGCAGATGCGCAAGAGCGGCGAGCCGTACATCACGCACCCGCTCGCCGTCACGCTGATCCTCGCCGAGCTCGGCGCCGAGACCACGACACTCACCGCCTCGCTGCTCCACGACACCGTCGAGGACACCGAGGTGACTCTCGATCAGGTGAGGGACCAGTTCGGCAAAGAGGTCTGCTACCTCGTCGACGGCGTCACCAAACTCGAGAAGGTCGACTACGGAGCAGCGGCCGAACCCGAGACCTTCCGCAAGATGCTGGTCGCCACCGGGGACGACGTCCGGGTGATGTCGATCAAGCTTGCCGACCGGCTGCACAACATGCGCACCCTCGGCGTAATGCGCCCCGAAAAACAGGTCAGGATCGCCAAGGTCACCAGGGACGTGCTGATCCCGCTGGCCGAACGGCTCGGCGTGCAGGCACTCAAGACCGAGCTGGAGGACCTCGTCTTCGCGATCCTCCACCCCGAGGAGTACGAACACACCCGCGCGCTGATCGCCGCCGCGTCTGCGCACCCGGACGCCTCTGGTGCCGCGGGCGCCCAGGACCCGCTCGCAGCCATCACCGAGAACGTCGGGGCGGTGCTGCGGGAGGCCGGCATTCCGGCAGAGGTCCTCATCAGGCCGCGCCACTACGTCTCCGTGCACCGGGTCAGGATCAAACGCGGCGAACTGCGCGGCACCGACTTCGGCCGGCTGCTGGTCCTCGTCGGCGAGGACGCCGACTGCTACGCCGTACTCGGCGAACTGCACACCTGCTTCACCCCGGTGATCTCCGAGTTCAAGGACTTCATCGCCGCCCCCAAATTCAACCTGTACCAGTCACTGCACACCGCGGTCGTGGGCCCCGACGGGGCGGTCGCCGAAGTCCTCATCCGCACGCACCGGATGCACAAGGTCGCCGAGGCCGGCGTCATCGCCCTCGGCAATCCGTACGCCGCGGACAGCGGCTCCGGGCCCCAGACCGCCGAACCCGCGGACGGAGAGCGCGCCGACCCGACCCGCCCCGGCTGGCTCTCCAGACTCCTCTCGTGGCAGCAATCCGCCCCGGACTCCGACACCTTCTGGACCACGCTCCGCGCCGACCTCGCCCAGGACCGGGAGATCACGGTCTTCCACACCGACGGCGGCACGCTCGGTCTGCCCGCCGGAGCCAGCTGTGTCGACGCCGCCTACGCGCAGTACGGGGACGAGGCACACGGCTGCATCGGTGCCCGGGTCAACGGCCGGCTCGCCACCCTTGGCACCATCCTGAGCGACGGCGACACCGTGCAACTGCTGCTCACCGAGGACATCGGTTCCGGCCCCTCGCCCGACTGGCTCGACCACGCCCGCACCCCCGCCGCCCGCATCGCCATCACCGGCTGGTTCGACGCCCATCCCGAGGACGCCCCGAGTCCGCACGGCAACAGGCCCGCGGCGCCCAGGACACCCGGACCACAGCCCCAGACAACCGCCGGTCCCGGCGGCGACAGGCCCGGGGTCCGCGCCGCGAACGCCATGGTGGACCGGCTGGACGCCACCGTACGTCTCGCGGGCTGCTGCACCCCCGTACCCCCCGACGCCGTCACCGGTTTCGTCGTGCGCGGCGGCGCCGTCACCGTGCACCGGCTGGAATGCCCCTCCGTCTCCCGGATGCAGTCCGTCGGCCGGGTTCCGGTCCCGGTGACCTGGGGCGACGCGGCCGGATGCCGGGTCACCCTGGTCGCCGAGTCCTTCGGACGGCCCCGGCTGCTCGCCGACCTCACCGAGGCGATCGCGGCGGCGGACGCGGCGATCATCTCCGCCACCGTCGAACCACCCAGCGAACAGCGCGTGCGGCACACCTACACCTTGCAGCTCCCCGACGCCGCAGGGCTGCCGGCGCTGATGCGCGCGATGCGTGAGGTACCCGGGGTGTACGACGTGAGCCGCGCCAAGCACCCGACAGCCACCGTCTGA
- a CDS encoding class III extradiol dioxygenase subunit B-like domain-containing protein gives MLVAAAVCPCPPLLVPDVAAGAAPELDALRDACADALGVLAAARPDLLLVIGPADLAGRGPHREGATGSFKGFGVDLDVRLGRDRGTVSDRPLPPSLAVGAWLLARARWAEAPVEGLGVGEPLETDRCTSTGQDLAARAERVALLVMGDGSACRTVKAPGYLDDRAEAFDAAAAHALGTADPGALIALDALLAYELKAAGRAPWQVLAGAGEGAGLRGQLLYEDAPYGVGYLVATWS, from the coding sequence ATGCTTGTCGCCGCCGCTGTCTGCCCCTGCCCGCCCCTGCTGGTACCCGACGTCGCCGCCGGTGCCGCCCCCGAGCTCGACGCGCTGCGGGACGCCTGCGCCGACGCCCTCGGCGTGCTCGCCGCGGCCCGGCCCGACCTGCTGCTCGTGATCGGGCCCGCGGACCTCGCGGGCCGAGGACCGCACCGCGAGGGAGCCACCGGCTCCTTCAAGGGCTTCGGAGTCGATCTCGACGTGCGGCTCGGGCGCGACCGCGGAACCGTGTCGGACCGGCCCCTTCCGCCGTCCCTGGCCGTCGGCGCCTGGCTGCTCGCCCGGGCACGGTGGGCCGAGGCGCCGGTCGAAGGGCTCGGCGTGGGGGAGCCGCTCGAAACCGACCGCTGTACGAGTACGGGGCAGGACCTGGCCGCCAGGGCGGAACGGGTGGCGCTGCTGGTGATGGGCGACGGCAGTGCCTGCCGCACGGTCAAGGCCCCCGGCTATCTGGACGACCGCGCCGAGGCGTTCGACGCGGCGGCCGCCCACGCGCTGGGCACCGCCGACCCCGGCGCGCTGATCGCGCTCGACGCATTGCTGGCGTACGAGCTGAAAGCGGCGGGCCGGGCACCCTGGCAGGTGCTCGCGGGCGCGGGTGAGGGGGCGGGCCTGCGCGGACAACTGCTGTACGAGGACGCCCCGTACGGCGTGGGCTACCTGGTCGCCACCTGGTCCTGA
- the hflX gene encoding GTPase HflX, with the protein MTSSSSLPQDAQEAQSATENVTESLTESLRADALMEEDVAWSHEIDGERDGEQFDRSERAALRRVAGLSTELEDVTEVEYRQLRLERVVLVGVWTSGTAQDAENSLAELAALAETAGALVLDAVFQRRDKPDPATYIGSGKALELRDIVLESGADTVVCDGELSPGQLIHLEDVVKVKVVDRTALILDIFAQHAKSREGKAQVSLAQMQYMLPRLRGWGQSLSRQMGGGGSSGGGGMATRGPGETKIETDRRRIREKMAKMRREIAEMKTGRDIKRQERKRNRVPSVAIAGYTNAGKSSLLNRLTGAGVLVENALFATLDPTVRRAETPSGRIYTLADTVGFVRHLPHHLVEAFRSTMEEVGESDLILHVVDGSHPVPEEQLAAVREVIRDVGAVDVPEVVVINKADAADPLVLQRLLRIEKHAIAVSARTGAGIDELLALIDSELPRPSVEIEALVPYTQGGLVSRVHAEGEVISEEHTSEGTLLNARVHEELAAELSSFVPVAP; encoded by the coding sequence ATGACCTCCTCTTCTTCCCTTCCCCAGGACGCGCAGGAAGCGCAGAGCGCTACGGAGAATGTCACCGAGAGCCTCACCGAGAGCCTTCGGGCCGACGCCCTGATGGAAGAGGACGTCGCCTGGAGCCACGAGATCGACGGAGAGCGGGACGGCGAGCAGTTCGACCGTTCGGAGCGCGCCGCGCTGCGGCGTGTGGCGGGACTCTCCACCGAGCTCGAGGACGTCACCGAGGTCGAGTACCGGCAGCTGCGCCTGGAGCGTGTGGTGCTGGTCGGCGTCTGGACCTCGGGGACCGCGCAGGACGCGGAGAATTCCCTCGCGGAGCTGGCCGCACTCGCGGAGACGGCGGGCGCCCTGGTGCTCGACGCCGTGTTCCAGCGCCGCGACAAGCCCGACCCGGCCACCTACATCGGCTCGGGCAAGGCCTTGGAGCTGCGCGACATCGTCCTCGAATCAGGGGCCGACACCGTCGTGTGCGACGGCGAGCTCAGCCCCGGCCAGCTGATCCACCTGGAAGACGTGGTCAAGGTCAAGGTGGTCGACCGGACCGCCCTGATCCTCGACATCTTCGCTCAGCACGCCAAGTCCCGGGAGGGCAAGGCACAGGTCTCGCTGGCACAGATGCAGTACATGCTGCCGCGGCTGCGCGGCTGGGGTCAGTCGCTCTCCCGTCAGATGGGCGGCGGCGGTTCCAGCGGCGGTGGCGGAATGGCCACCCGTGGTCCCGGTGAGACCAAGATCGAAACGGACCGGCGTCGGATCCGCGAGAAGATGGCGAAGATGCGCCGGGAGATCGCGGAGATGAAGACCGGCCGCGACATCAAGCGCCAGGAACGCAAGCGCAACAGGGTGCCGTCGGTCGCCATCGCCGGCTACACCAACGCGGGCAAGTCCTCGCTGCTCAACCGGCTGACCGGTGCGGGCGTCCTCGTGGAGAACGCCCTGTTCGCCACCCTGGACCCGACCGTGCGCCGGGCCGAGACGCCGAGCGGCCGGATCTACACCCTGGCCGACACCGTCGGGTTCGTACGGCATCTGCCGCACCACCTCGTCGAGGCGTTCCGCTCCACCATGGAGGAGGTCGGCGAATCCGATCTGATCCTGCACGTGGTGGACGGCTCGCACCCGGTGCCGGAGGAGCAGCTCGCCGCGGTGCGCGAGGTGATCCGCGACGTGGGCGCGGTGGACGTGCCCGAGGTCGTGGTGATCAACAAGGCGGATGCGGCCGATCCGCTGGTGCTGCAGCGGCTGCTGCGCATCGAGAAGCACGCGATCGCCGTCTCGGCGCGTACCGGAGCCGGCATCGACGAGCTGCTCGCCCTCATCGATTCGGAGCTGCCCCGGCCCTCGGTCGAGATCGAGGCGCTCGTGCCGTACACCCAGGGTGGACTCGTCTCCCGGGTGCACGCCGAGGGCGAGGTGATCTCCGAGGAACACACGTCGGAGGGCACCCTGCTCAACGCCCGGGTCCATGAGGAACTGGCGGCTGAGCTCTCCTCGTTCGTCCCCGTGGCGCCCTGA
- a CDS encoding M1 family metallopeptidase encodes MPFISRRLRAALLATASATLVAAALPSPVPLGIGDPLFPHLGNPGYDVLSYDIGLTYHGSNSKPLDAVTTIDARTTEPLDRINLDFTRGTVHTVEINGLRADFAVADEDLVIKPPARLPAGVPLHITVRHTSDPRGDRDTGGWLRTADGLAMANQADAAHRVFPSNDHPADKAFFTFRITAPKDLTVVANGLPAGTVRHGADTTWTYRTEHPMATELAQVTIGRSTVLRRTGPNGLPVRDVVPSADRKQLEPWLAKTPAQLEWLEQQVGRYPFETYGLLVAATDTGFELETQTLSLFERSLFTQTAYPEWYVESIMVHELAHQWFGDSVSPQAWSDLWLNEGHATWYEARYAEEHAGKALEGRMREAYTKSDGWRAAGGPPARPDIPAPGQKLSLFRPVVYDGSALVLYALRQEIGESAFDRLERTWVKKHRDSNAATVDFVRLASQTAGRDLTTFFDGWLYGAKTPPMPGHPDWQSAEPAGQR; translated from the coding sequence ATGCCGTTCATCTCCCGCCGTCTGCGGGCCGCTCTGCTGGCCACCGCATCGGCCACCCTCGTTGCCGCCGCCCTCCCCTCACCCGTGCCGCTCGGCATCGGCGATCCGCTCTTCCCGCACCTCGGCAATCCCGGGTACGACGTCCTCTCGTACGACATCGGACTGACCTACCACGGCAGCAACAGCAAGCCGCTGGACGCCGTCACGACGATCGACGCGCGGACCACCGAACCGCTGGACCGGATCAACCTCGACTTCACCCGGGGCACGGTCCATACGGTCGAAATCAACGGTCTGCGCGCCGACTTCGCCGTGGCGGACGAGGACCTGGTCATCAAGCCGCCCGCCCGGCTCCCGGCCGGAGTGCCGCTGCACATCACCGTCCGGCACACCAGCGACCCGCGCGGCGACCGGGACACCGGCGGCTGGCTGCGCACCGCCGACGGACTGGCCATGGCCAATCAGGCCGACGCCGCGCACCGGGTCTTCCCGAGCAATGACCACCCCGCCGACAAGGCCTTCTTCACCTTCCGGATCACCGCGCCCAAGGACCTCACGGTGGTCGCCAACGGCCTGCCCGCGGGCACGGTCCGGCACGGTGCCGACACCACTTGGACCTACCGGACCGAACACCCCATGGCCACCGAACTGGCCCAGGTCACCATCGGCCGTTCCACCGTCCTGCGACGCACCGGGCCGAACGGACTGCCGGTGCGTGACGTGGTGCCGAGCGCCGACCGCAAGCAGCTGGAACCCTGGCTGGCCAAGACGCCCGCTCAGCTGGAATGGCTGGAACAGCAGGTCGGCCGCTACCCCTTCGAGACGTACGGACTGCTGGTCGCCGCCACCGACACGGGCTTCGAGCTGGAGACCCAGACGCTCTCGCTCTTCGAACGGTCCCTGTTCACCCAGACCGCCTACCCCGAGTGGTACGTCGAGTCGATCATGGTGCACGAGCTCGCCCACCAATGGTTCGGCGACAGCGTCTCCCCGCAAGCCTGGTCCGATCTGTGGCTCAACGAGGGACACGCCACCTGGTACGAGGCCCGCTACGCCGAGGAGCACGCCGGCAAGGCACTGGAAGGCCGCATGCGCGAGGCGTACACCAAGTCCGACGGCTGGCGCGCCGCGGGCGGACCGCCGGCCCGCCCCGACATTCCGGCGCCCGGACAGAAGCTCAGCCTGTTCCGGCCGGTGGTGTACGACGGCAGCGCACTGGTCCTTTACGCGCTGCGCCAGGAGATCGGCGAGAGCGCGTTCGACCGCCTGGAGCGGACGTGGGTGAAGAAGCACCGCGACTCGAACGCCGCCACCGTGGACTTCGTCCGGCTGGCGTCACAGACCGCGGGCCGCGACCTGACCACGTTCTTCGACGGCTGGCTGTACGGCGCGAAGACCCCGCCCATGCCGGGGCACCCGGACTGGCAAAGCGCCGAACCCGCCGGACAGCGGTAA
- the miaA gene encoding tRNA (adenosine(37)-N6)-dimethylallyltransferase MiaA, whose amino-acid sequence MRSSAPAPRVITVVGPTAAGKSDLGVFLAQQLDGEVVNADSMQLYRGMDIGTAKLTLSERGNVPHHLLDIWDVTETASVAEYQRLARAEIDRLLAAGRTPVLVGGSGLYVKGAIDALEFPGTDPGVRARLEEELVERGSGTLHARLAAADPEAGRAILPSNGRRIVRALEVIEITGKPFTANLPGNDAVYDTVQIGVDVARPELDERIALRVDRMWAAGLVDEVRALEAHGLREGRTASRALGYQQVLAALAQERTEDEARVETIRATKRFARRQDSWFRRDPRVHWLNGAEEHRGELPHQALALVERAVTA is encoded by the coding sequence GTGAGAAGTTCAGCTCCCGCACCGCGGGTCATCACCGTCGTCGGTCCCACTGCAGCCGGAAAGTCCGATCTGGGGGTATTTCTTGCTCAGCAACTCGACGGCGAAGTGGTCAATGCCGACTCCATGCAGCTCTACCGGGGGATGGATATCGGCACCGCGAAGCTGACGCTCTCCGAGCGCGGAAACGTTCCGCATCACCTGCTGGACATCTGGGACGTCACCGAGACCGCCAGTGTCGCCGAGTACCAGCGGCTGGCCCGGGCGGAGATCGACCGGCTGCTCGCCGCAGGCCGCACCCCCGTCCTGGTCGGCGGTTCCGGACTCTATGTGAAGGGCGCCATCGACGCCCTGGAGTTCCCCGGCACGGACCCCGGCGTCAGGGCCAGGCTGGAGGAGGAACTGGTCGAGCGCGGCTCCGGGACCCTGCACGCCCGGCTCGCCGCCGCCGACCCCGAAGCGGGCCGGGCCATCCTGCCGAGCAACGGCCGCCGCATCGTCAGGGCCCTCGAAGTCATCGAGATCACCGGCAAGCCCTTCACCGCCAACCTCCCCGGTAACGATGCGGTGTACGACACCGTCCAGATCGGCGTCGACGTGGCCCGCCCCGAACTCGACGAACGCATCGCCCTGAGAGTCGACCGGATGTGGGCGGCCGGACTCGTGGACGAGGTGCGCGCCCTGGAGGCGCACGGTCTGCGCGAGGGGCGCACCGCATCCAGGGCGCTCGGCTACCAGCAGGTGCTGGCCGCACTGGCCCAGGAGCGCACCGAGGACGAGGCGCGCGTTGAGACCATTCGCGCCACCAAGCGATTCGCGCGCCGTCAGGACTCATGGTTTCGCCGTGATCCGCGGGTCCACTGGCTCAATGGCGCCGAAGAGCATCGCGGGGAACTTCCGCACCAGGCGCTGGCGTTGGTCGAACGAGCGGTTACAGCCTGA
- the dapF gene encoding diaminopimelate epimerase, whose translation MSTSQIAFLKGHGTENDFVIVPDPDNAVDLPAPVVARLCDRRAGIGGDGLLHVVRSAAHPEARAMADEAEWFMDYRNADGSIAEMCGNGVRVFARYLQRAGHVEEGDLAVATRGGVKKVHLAKGGDITVSMGRALLPEDGVTVSVDGRGWAARNVNMGNPHAVAFVDDLAHAGDLRSVPPYSPATVYPDGVNIEFVVDRGPGHVAMRVHERGSGETRSCGTGACAVAVAAARRDGADPAETGTPVTYTVDLLGGTLVITERPDGEIEMTGTAVIVAEGVIEPAWLESFSG comes from the coding sequence GTGAGCACCTCGCAGATCGCCTTCCTCAAGGGGCACGGCACCGAGAACGACTTTGTGATCGTTCCCGACCCGGACAACGCCGTCGACCTGCCCGCGCCCGTCGTCGCCCGCCTGTGCGACCGCCGGGCGGGTATCGGCGGGGACGGGCTGCTGCATGTCGTACGGTCCGCCGCGCACCCGGAGGCACGGGCCATGGCGGACGAGGCCGAGTGGTTCATGGACTATCGCAATGCCGACGGCTCGATCGCCGAGATGTGCGGCAACGGCGTGCGGGTCTTCGCCCGCTATCTGCAGCGTGCCGGGCACGTCGAGGAGGGCGACCTCGCCGTCGCGACCCGCGGCGGTGTGAAGAAGGTGCACCTCGCCAAGGGCGGCGACATCACGGTCTCCATGGGGCGTGCGCTGCTTCCCGAGGACGGCGTCACGGTCAGCGTCGACGGCCGCGGCTGGGCCGCCCGCAATGTGAACATGGGCAATCCGCACGCCGTCGCCTTCGTCGACGACCTGGCGCACGCCGGTGATCTGCGCTCCGTACCGCCGTACAGCCCCGCGACCGTCTACCCCGACGGCGTGAACATCGAATTCGTCGTGGACCGCGGACCGGGCCACGTCGCCATGCGGGTCCATGAGCGCGGCTCGGGCGAGACCCGCTCCTGCGGGACGGGCGCCTGCGCCGTGGCCGTCGCCGCGGCCCGCAGGGACGGCGCCGACCCCGCGGAGACCGGCACTCCGGTCACGTACACGGTCGATCTGCTCGGCGGCACCCTCGTGATCACCGAGCGGCCCGACGGCGAGATCGAGATGACCGGCACCGCCGTGATCGTCGCCGAGGGCGTGATCGAGCCGGCCTGGCTCGAATCATTCAGCGGCTGA
- a CDS encoding trypsin-like serine peptidase — translation MRLIRPVPAIRRGSAGRTRSSALAVAAVAAVLALTATACGPDEDNAGNKPSAPADASSHGKITIPDDLKDRLKEHGIDLDQWKNGEWKNWDRDKWLREAKDFVNPIIEGLWDPERMREADKSPEKPVDNDISGDAGVTDPTPAPVQAAGVRTPYHANAAESGKLLFDSPEGSMVCSATVVKDPAHPGKSNLVWTAGHCVHAGKKGGWYRNIAFVPSYNNSGLSTAELEKASKQEIAPYGVWWGQWAQASDQWISQGSSVGGQGAPYDFAVLHVTPEKGSTGKSLEETVGSALPVDFNAPAVPEIAGMTATGFPAAPPYDGQKAFQCADKPGRLSLAAQDPTMYRIGCTMTGGASGGGWVAAGQDGKPALVSNTSIGPVTAGWLAGPRFGKEAKGVYESVSKKYAGQ, via the coding sequence ATGCGACTCATTCGACCAGTTCCCGCCATCCGTCGGGGGAGCGCAGGCCGCACGCGTTCCTCGGCGCTCGCTGTGGCCGCGGTCGCCGCGGTCCTCGCGCTCACCGCCACCGCCTGCGGGCCCGACGAGGACAATGCCGGCAACAAGCCGAGCGCTCCGGCCGACGCGTCCTCGCACGGCAAGATCACCATTCCGGACGATCTGAAGGACCGGCTCAAGGAACACGGGATCGACCTCGACCAGTGGAAGAACGGCGAGTGGAAGAACTGGGACAGGGACAAGTGGCTGCGCGAGGCCAAGGACTTCGTCAATCCGATCATCGAGGGCCTCTGGGACCCGGAGCGGATGCGGGAGGCCGACAAGTCGCCGGAGAAGCCGGTCGACAATGACATCTCGGGCGATGCGGGCGTGACGGACCCGACGCCCGCGCCGGTCCAGGCCGCCGGCGTACGGACGCCGTACCACGCCAATGCCGCGGAGTCCGGGAAGCTGCTGTTCGACAGCCCCGAGGGTTCCATGGTCTGCTCCGCGACCGTGGTGAAGGACCCGGCGCACCCAGGGAAGTCCAACCTGGTGTGGACCGCCGGACACTGTGTGCACGCCGGCAAGAAGGGCGGCTGGTACCGCAACATCGCCTTCGTGCCTTCGTACAACAACAGCGGTCTGTCGACCGCCGAGCTGGAGAAGGCGAGCAAGCAGGAGATCGCGCCCTACGGCGTGTGGTGGGGTCAGTGGGCGCAGGCGTCCGACCAGTGGATCTCGCAGGGCTCCTCGGTCGGCGGGCAGGGCGCCCCGTACGACTTCGCGGTGCTGCACGTCACGCCGGAGAAGGGCTCGACGGGCAAGTCCCTGGAGGAGACGGTCGGCTCCGCGCTGCCCGTCGACTTCAACGCCCCGGCCGTGCCGGAGATCGCCGGCATGACGGCCACCGGCTTCCCGGCCGCTCCGCCGTACGACGGTCAGAAGGCGTTCCAGTGCGCCGACAAGCCGGGCCGGCTCTCGCTGGCCGCGCAGGACCCCACGATGTACCGCATCGGCTGCACCATGACCGGCGGTGCCTCCGGTGGTGGCTGGGTCGCGGCGGGCCAGGACGGCAAGCCCGCACTGGTGTCGAACACCTCTATCGGCCCGGTGACGGCAGGCTGGCTGGCCGGGCCGCGCTTCGGCAAGGAAGCCAAGGGCGTCTACGAATCGGTCAGCAAGAAGTACGCGGGACAGTGA
- a CDS encoding antitoxin, producing the protein MGFLDNLKAKLSPAKEKVGDLAHQHGDKIDQGLDKAARTVDQKTKGKYSDKIESGTKKAKDVVERLTHKHDESGAKNDEGGTPPAS; encoded by the coding sequence ATGGGCTTCCTGGACAATTTGAAGGCGAAGCTGAGCCCCGCCAAGGAAAAGGTCGGCGACCTCGCGCATCAGCACGGGGACAAGATCGACCAGGGACTCGACAAGGCCGCACGGACGGTCGACCAAAAGACCAAGGGCAAGTACAGCGACAAGATCGAGTCCGGCACGAAGAAGGCCAAGGACGTAGTCGAGCGCCTGACCCACAAGCACGACGAGAGTGGCGCCAAGAACGACGAAGGCGGCACGCCGCCCGCCTCGTGA
- the miaB gene encoding tRNA (N6-isopentenyl adenosine(37)-C2)-methylthiotransferase MiaB, translating into MDGLKTYEVRTYGCQMNVHDSERLSGLLEDAGYVRAAEGSDGDADVVVFNTCAVRENADNKLYGNLGRLAPMKTKRPGMQIAVGGCLAQKDRDTIVQRAPWVDVVFGTHNIGKLPVLLERARIQEEAQIEIAESLEAFPSTLPTRRESAYAAWVSISVGCNNTCTFCIVPALRGKEKDRRTGDILAEIEALVAEGVSEITLLGQNVNAYGADIGDREAFSKLLRACGRIEGLERVRFTSPHPRDFTDDVIAAMAETPNVMPQLHMPLQSGSDTVLKAMRRSYRQERFLGIIEKVRAAMPDAAISTDIIVGFPGETEEDFEQTMHTVREARFANAFTFQYSKRPGTPAAEMAGQIPKEVVQERYMRLSALQEEISWEENKKQVGRTLEIMVAEGEGRKDGATHRLSGRAPDNRLVHFTKPDEDVRPGDVVTVEISYAAPHHLLAEGAPLGVRRTRAGDAWEKRTATEAAKPAGVMLGLPGIGAPAPLPAATAPGCGCD; encoded by the coding sequence GTGGACGGTTTGAAAACGTACGAGGTGCGCACCTACGGGTGCCAGATGAACGTCCACGACTCGGAGCGGCTGTCCGGGCTACTGGAGGACGCGGGTTACGTACGTGCCGCGGAGGGCTCCGACGGCGACGCCGACGTCGTCGTCTTCAACACCTGCGCGGTCCGGGAGAACGCCGACAACAAGCTCTACGGCAACCTCGGCCGGCTCGCCCCGATGAAGACCAAGCGCCCCGGCATGCAGATCGCCGTCGGCGGCTGCCTGGCACAGAAGGACCGCGACACCATCGTCCAGCGGGCCCCCTGGGTGGATGTCGTCTTCGGTACGCACAACATCGGCAAGCTGCCCGTGCTGCTGGAGCGCGCCCGCATCCAGGAAGAGGCGCAGATCGAGATCGCCGAATCCCTGGAGGCCTTCCCCTCCACGCTCCCCACCCGTCGCGAGTCCGCCTACGCGGCGTGGGTCTCCATCTCCGTCGGCTGCAACAACACCTGCACCTTCTGCATCGTCCCGGCGCTCCGCGGCAAGGAGAAGGACCGCCGCACCGGCGACATCCTCGCCGAGATCGAGGCCCTGGTCGCCGAGGGCGTCTCGGAGATCACCCTGCTCGGCCAGAACGTGAACGCGTACGGTGCCGACATCGGCGACCGCGAGGCCTTCTCCAAGCTGCTGCGTGCCTGCGGGAGGATCGAGGGCCTGGAGCGGGTCCGCTTCACCTCGCCGCACCCCCGTGACTTCACGGACGACGTGATCGCGGCCATGGCCGAGACGCCCAACGTGATGCCTCAGCTGCACATGCCGCTGCAGTCGGGCTCGGACACCGTCCTCAAGGCGATGCGGCGTTCGTACCGGCAGGAGCGCTTCCTCGGCATCATCGAGAAAGTGCGCGCCGCGATGCCGGACGCCGCCATCTCCACCGACATCATCGTGGGCTTCCCCGGCGAGACCGAGGAGGACTTCGAGCAGACGATGCACACGGTCCGCGAGGCGCGCTTCGCCAACGCCTTCACCTTCCAGTACTCCAAGCGCCCCGGAACCCCGGCCGCCGAGATGGCGGGGCAGATCCCCAAGGAGGTCGTCCAGGAGCGGTACATGCGCCTGTCCGCCCTCCAGGAGGAGATCTCCTGGGAGGAGAACAAGAAGCAGGTCGGCCGGACGCTGGAGATCATGGTCGCGGAGGGCGAGGGCCGCAAGGACGGCGCCACCCACCGCCTCTCCGGCCGCGCCCCCGACAACCGCCTGGTCCACTTCACCAAGCCGGACGAGGACGTGCGTCCCGGCGATGTGGTCACCGTCGAGATCAGCTACGCCGCCCCGCACCACCTGCTCGCCGAGGGCGCCCCGCTGGGCGTACGGCGGACCCGGGCGGGCGACGCGTGGGAGAAGCGCACCGCCACCGAGGCCGCCAAGCCGGCCGGAGTGATGCTGGGCCTGCCCGGTATCGGCGCCCCGGCGCCCCTGCCTGCCGCGACGGCTCCCGGCTGCGGCTGCGACTGA